One Chryseobacterium sp. StRB126 genomic region harbors:
- a CDS encoding glycerophosphodiester phosphodiesterase family protein, whose product MKNFILGLAVLSTVLMKAQTQIIAHRGYFQAQPPTTENSIQSLENAQKLKVYGSEFDVRMTKDGVLVINHDEHHGKMEISETSFKELEALKLSNGEKFPTLKDYLKQGKKNTSVKLIVEIKPAKTPEIENEITEKTIKMIKDMKLESQSEFISFSLNICKEIKKLAPSFKVQYLNGELSPEQIKKEGLDGMDYHYSVFQKNPTWIAEAKTLGLITNSWTVNDAAVYDELKKQGIGFVTTNIPEQLKNK is encoded by the coding sequence ATGAAAAATTTTATCTTAGGGTTAGCAGTTTTAAGTACAGTTTTGATGAAAGCACAAACCCAGATCATTGCCCATAGAGGATATTTTCAGGCTCAGCCGCCTACAACGGAAAATTCTATTCAATCATTAGAAAATGCTCAGAAATTGAAAGTTTACGGTTCCGAATTTGACGTGAGAATGACAAAAGACGGAGTATTGGTCATTAACCACGATGAGCACCACGGTAAAATGGAAATCTCTGAAACCTCATTCAAAGAACTGGAAGCTTTGAAATTATCAAACGGAGAGAAATTTCCTACTTTAAAAGATTATTTGAAACAGGGGAAAAAAAATACTTCCGTAAAACTGATCGTAGAGATTAAACCTGCTAAAACTCCTGAGATTGAAAATGAGATTACTGAGAAGACAATTAAGATGATTAAAGATATGAAACTGGAATCTCAAAGTGAATTCATTTCTTTTAGCCTGAATATCTGTAAAGAGATCAAAAAATTGGCACCATCATTTAAAGTACAGTATCTGAACGGAGAATTATCACCGGAGCAGATCAAAAAGGAAGGACTGGATGGTATGGATTATCACTACAGTGTTTTCCAGAAAAATCCAACCTGGATTGCTGAAGCGAAAACTTTGGGGCTTATCACCAATTCATGGACGGTAAATGACGCTGCGGTATATGATGAACTAAAAAAGCAAGGAATCGGTTTTGTGACCACAAACATTCCTGAGCAGCTGAAAAATAAATAA
- a CDS encoding SusC/RagA family TonB-linked outer membrane protein, with protein sequence MRKETQKLLVLSLLGLFSVNLTAQQKAKKDTIKGLDEVVVTALGIKRHDKSLGYSTQTVTSEEILKTQNNNWAQALEGKVAGLKIQTAGAGPLGTSRITLRGDISMSMGNNDALIVVDGVPLSGKKTGTGTSAYGAGSGGDLPIDYGDSFNSINPDDIESISILKGPTASALYGSRGSRGAIMITTKSGKSRKGRVQVAFNSYSSYDSVLKWPDYQYEYGQGTQQKDKNGNYYYSYGPSVDGINTGSTSSAFGPKFDGQYYFQYDPNIEGQSLERQLWRPYKNNIKDFWQVGSNYSNSLSVEHSNETTAFRTSLTYLKNEWMMPNTGLDRFSAALSLDHKLSSRLKIGTKMNFSQTKSDNLPATGYNNQSISYFMIFQNPNVDLGWYRPIWKKGQEQLEQVHPFSSYIDNPYLIAYENLNGTNKKTITGNINISYQLAKNLDVAYKTGLEWNNEFRTQRRPWSSANYAKGYYREQYIRYMDLNNDVLVTYKNKFGNIGVTASAGGNIRYHEYTMNDYRGNGLSKAGLYQLSNAMQVEYKLPKPNDNQVNSVYALANFSYKDMVFLDVTARNDWSSTLPAHNRSYFYPSVSSSFILSDIFKLKSDNLNFWKLRLSWSKVGNDTYTYMLDKYYENSGFAGSVESPLLYPNPNLKPEMITNIEGGMDFTILKNRLTFNFTAYQNNSKDQSIIIPMLYETGYNKRIINAGELRNRGIEMTLNAYPVKNKNFSWSVNANWSMNRNKIISLPEEYNGKPYTMGSIGGVVFYDAIVGGSLGDMYGAGLLYSPDGQVIYDAKDGLTAKSTEMKKIGNAYPKWRAGLQNEFRYKNITVSFSFDGQYKGIAYSHSHHKMSEQGKLTHTLVGRDNPGGLIVGQGVVQNPDGTFSPNTKGIPVSTYYGDYYRRANVETNSFDTSFLKLRDARISYSFPKSIVEPLKLTDITLAVFGRNLWMWTKFPLFDPEAATLDDSTITPGVEMGQLPQARTIGFQLNVKF encoded by the coding sequence ATGCGTAAAGAGACACAAAAGTTGTTGGTTTTGTCGCTGTTAGGATTATTCAGCGTTAATCTGACAGCTCAGCAGAAAGCTAAAAAAGACACTATTAAAGGACTTGACGAAGTAGTTGTGACTGCTTTGGGAATCAAAAGGCACGATAAGTCTTTAGGATATTCTACCCAGACGGTTACCTCTGAAGAAATTCTGAAAACCCAAAATAATAACTGGGCACAGGCTTTAGAAGGTAAAGTAGCCGGGTTAAAGATTCAGACTGCAGGAGCAGGACCTTTGGGTACAAGCCGTATCACACTTCGTGGAGATATTTCCATGAGTATGGGGAATAATGATGCTTTGATAGTTGTGGATGGCGTTCCTTTGAGTGGAAAAAAAACAGGAACCGGAACTTCAGCGTATGGAGCAGGTTCAGGTGGAGATTTACCTATTGATTATGGAGACAGTTTTAACAGCATCAACCCTGATGACATTGAATCCATCTCTATTCTGAAAGGGCCTACAGCGTCTGCATTATATGGTTCAAGAGGTTCAAGAGGAGCCATTATGATTACCACCAAATCCGGGAAAAGCAGAAAAGGAAGAGTTCAGGTTGCTTTTAATTCCTATTCAAGTTATGATTCAGTACTGAAATGGCCGGATTATCAGTATGAATATGGACAAGGAACTCAGCAAAAAGATAAAAACGGAAACTATTATTACTCCTATGGACCATCTGTAGATGGAATAAACACGGGTTCTACAAGTAGTGCCTTCGGACCAAAGTTTGACGGCCAGTACTACTTCCAGTATGATCCTAACATAGAAGGGCAGAGTTTAGAAAGACAGCTTTGGAGACCTTATAAAAATAATATTAAAGACTTCTGGCAGGTAGGATCCAATTATTCAAACAGTCTGTCTGTAGAACATTCTAATGAGACAACAGCTTTCAGAACATCGCTTACTTATCTGAAAAATGAATGGATGATGCCTAATACAGGCTTAGACAGATTCAGTGCTGCATTATCTTTAGATCATAAGCTGAGCAGCAGACTGAAAATCGGGACCAAGATGAACTTCAGTCAGACGAAAAGTGACAATCTTCCTGCAACAGGTTATAACAACCAGTCCATCTCTTATTTCATGATCTTCCAGAATCCCAACGTAGATCTTGGATGGTACAGGCCTATATGGAAAAAAGGACAGGAGCAGCTAGAACAGGTTCATCCTTTTAGTTCTTATATTGATAATCCTTACCTGATTGCTTATGAGAACCTGAATGGGACCAATAAAAAAACAATTACTGGGAATATCAATATCAGTTACCAGCTGGCAAAAAACTTAGATGTAGCTTATAAAACCGGTTTGGAATGGAACAATGAATTCCGTACCCAAAGAAGACCATGGAGCTCTGCTAACTATGCGAAAGGTTATTACAGAGAACAGTACATCAGATACATGGACCTGAATAATGATGTATTAGTCACCTATAAAAATAAATTCGGAAACATTGGAGTAACAGCTTCAGCTGGAGGAAACATCAGGTATCATGAATATACCATGAATGATTACAGAGGAAACGGACTTAGTAAAGCAGGTCTTTACCAGCTTTCCAATGCCATGCAGGTGGAATATAAGCTGCCAAAACCTAATGATAATCAGGTAAACAGTGTATACGCATTGGCTAACTTCAGTTATAAAGACATGGTTTTCCTGGATGTGACGGCAAGAAATGACTGGAGCAGTACGCTTCCGGCTCATAACAGATCTTATTTTTATCCGTCTGTATCATCATCCTTCATATTATCAGATATCTTTAAATTAAAATCAGACAATTTAAATTTCTGGAAACTTAGATTATCATGGTCTAAAGTAGGGAACGATACATATACCTATATGCTCGATAAATATTATGAAAATAGCGGTTTTGCGGGATCTGTAGAATCTCCTTTACTATACCCCAATCCCAATCTGAAGCCGGAAATGATTACCAATATTGAAGGAGGTATGGATTTTACTATTTTGAAAAACAGGTTGACATTCAATTTTACAGCGTATCAAAACAATTCCAAAGATCAGTCGATTATTATTCCTATGCTGTATGAAACAGGATATAATAAGAGAATCATCAATGCCGGTGAACTGAGAAACAGAGGAATTGAAATGACTCTAAATGCTTATCCCGTCAAGAATAAAAATTTCTCATGGAGTGTAAACGCTAACTGGTCAATGAACAGAAATAAAATCATTTCCCTTCCGGAAGAGTATAATGGAAAACCTTATACCATGGGAAGTATAGGTGGTGTAGTGTTTTATGATGCTATAGTTGGTGGTTCTTTGGGAGACATGTATGGAGCAGGATTGCTGTATTCACCGGATGGGCAGGTAATTTATGATGCAAAAGACGGCTTAACCGCTAAGTCTACGGAAATGAAAAAAATAGGAAATGCATATCCGAAGTGGAGGGCAGGTCTTCAGAATGAATTCAGATACAAAAATATTACCGTGAGTTTCTCATTTGACGGTCAGTACAAAGGAATAGCTTACTCTCACTCACATCACAAAATGTCTGAACAGGGGAAACTTACCCATACCCTTGTGGGAAGAGATAATCCGGGAGGGTTAATCGTTGGTCAGGGAGTTGTTCAGAATCCTGACGGAACCTTTTCTCCTAATACCAAAGGAATTCCGGTTTCTACCTATTATGGAGATTATTATAGAAGAGCAAACGTGGAAACCAACTCATTTGATACCTCGTTCCTTAAGCTGAGAGATGCCAGAATATCTTATTCCTTTCCGAAATCAATTGTTGAACCTTTAAAACTTACAGATATTACCCTTGCAGTATTCGGAAGAAACCTTTGGATGTGGACAAAGTTCCCATTATTTGATCCGGAAGCAGCTACGTTAGATGATTCTACGATTACACCGGGAGTTGAGATGGGGCAGTTACCTCAGGCAAGAACCATTGGTTTCCAGTTAAATGTTAAATTTTAA
- a CDS encoding SusD/RagB family nutrient-binding outer membrane lipoprotein, whose translation MKKLIYISSFLALVGSTVSCDRSLDEINKDTSRINVPVASALLVPIQYNMATVGYNRANDFNFDLMQVSLDFPNEGNSLSRYYLTEKTGNGFWDNSYRWLKQVDDLKKAAISEGDKNYQAISMVLNAWIYSNLTDTYGDVPFSEASQLDDKIMYPKFDRQKDIYIQLLDDLKTANSLFVNNKALTGGDLFFKADSDAANGILGWKKFCNSLSLRLLTRILNKDGEVNVKARIQEIINNPTIYPIFQSNADGVKVDITGIFPLMTPIARPQDFTTGRAASEFFVETLKANNDPRMAMFFSQAKDLKTNANIGYIGAPSGYKFGTVFNYQPSNLNQNLAKAPLKILVYPYAELQFTLAELVFKGVIQGNAKTYYENGVKSAIEQWGAVVPANYFDNPAVAFGTGDMKKIMLQKYIALFFVDQQQWFEKRRTGFPELPDNGGLLNDGKLPQRLMYPTNTRVLNKENYQAAVQQMGGDDINVKVWWSK comes from the coding sequence ATGAAAAAGCTAATCTATATATCTTCATTCCTTGCTCTTGTGGGCAGTACTGTTTCATGTGATAGAAGTCTTGATGAGATCAATAAAGACACCAGTAGAATCAATGTACCGGTGGCCAGTGCCCTGCTGGTTCCTATCCAGTATAATATGGCTACGGTAGGGTATAACAGAGCGAATGATTTTAATTTTGATCTTATGCAGGTTTCTCTTGATTTTCCTAACGAAGGAAATTCATTAAGCCGATACTATTTAACAGAAAAAACAGGAAACGGTTTCTGGGATAATTCCTACCGCTGGTTAAAACAGGTGGATGACCTTAAAAAAGCAGCCATTTCTGAAGGAGATAAAAACTATCAGGCCATTTCAATGGTTTTAAATGCATGGATTTATTCCAACCTTACCGATACTTATGGGGATGTTCCGTTTTCTGAAGCATCACAATTGGATGATAAGATCATGTATCCGAAATTTGACAGACAAAAAGATATCTATATCCAATTACTAGATGATTTAAAAACCGCAAACTCTCTTTTTGTGAATAATAAAGCGCTTACCGGGGGAGATTTATTCTTTAAAGCAGATTCAGATGCGGCCAATGGAATTCTCGGTTGGAAAAAATTCTGTAATTCTCTTTCTCTGAGATTACTCACAAGAATCCTGAATAAAGATGGAGAAGTGAATGTTAAAGCAAGAATCCAGGAAATTATTAATAATCCTACAATATATCCTATTTTCCAAAGCAATGCAGATGGAGTAAAAGTAGATATAACAGGAATATTTCCATTAATGACACCTATTGCAAGACCTCAGGATTTTACCACAGGAAGAGCTGCTTCAGAATTCTTTGTAGAAACATTGAAGGCTAATAATGATCCCCGTATGGCTATGTTTTTTTCTCAGGCGAAAGATCTGAAAACGAATGCCAATATTGGATATATAGGTGCGCCATCAGGATATAAATTTGGAACCGTATTTAATTATCAGCCATCCAATCTTAATCAAAACCTGGCAAAAGCACCTTTGAAAATCTTAGTCTATCCCTATGCCGAACTTCAGTTTACTTTAGCAGAATTGGTATTTAAGGGAGTTATCCAGGGAAATGCAAAAACCTATTATGAAAATGGAGTAAAATCAGCCATTGAACAATGGGGAGCTGTAGTTCCTGCCAACTATTTTGATAATCCGGCAGTAGCATTTGGAACCGGAGATATGAAGAAAATTATGCTTCAAAAATATATAGCCCTATTCTTTGTAGATCAGCAGCAATGGTTTGAAAAAAGAAGAACCGGATTTCCTGAACTTCCTGATAACGGAGGACTTTTAAATGATGGAAAACTTCCTCAAAGATTAATGTATCCAACGAATACGAGGGTATTGAATAAAGAGAACTATCAGGCAGCAGTTCAACAAATGGGCGGAGATGATATTAATGTAAAAGTATGGTGGAGTAAATAA
- a CDS encoding calcineurin-like phosphoesterase C-terminal domain-containing protein: protein MPCMLVSAMAFSQSSVSGYVYEDSNKNQKKENREKGMEGVAVSNGVQVVLTDKNGRYSLPVQEDQTIFVIKPSGYQTALNSNNLPQFYYHHKPKGSPADFKYKGVAPTGELPKELNFPLYQQNENKNFDILVFGDPQPYTEKELDYFKRGIVNEVKNTRKNAVLGISLGDLVGDNLSLQKLYADVMKEVGLPWYNVMGNHDMNYDAKDDKLSDETFESNFGPTNYSFNYGNVHFIILDDILYPDPRDGKGYWGGFREDQLQFIENDLKLVDKNKLIVVSFHIPLEHHDEDSFRNADRQKLFDFLNPFQNVLLLSAHTHIQQQIFYGKKAGWNRIKELHEYNVGTTCGDWYSGTADEAGLPTSTMRDGTAKGYSFISFTDNQYKVKYKTAGKPEDYQIKLYVPKVIPFPSKTSAKVLANFFMGSKKDKVEYRIDNGKWEEMEYDETIDPNFALSVFKWDTTEKILQGRRPSNPELSKHIWEADFPKKLALGKHKVEVRAIDMYGNQFSVSEEFEVQNAIQIP, encoded by the coding sequence ATGCCATGTATGCTGGTTTCAGCAATGGCTTTCTCTCAGTCTTCAGTTTCAGGATATGTGTATGAAGACAGCAACAAGAACCAAAAGAAAGAAAACCGTGAAAAGGGAATGGAAGGAGTAGCGGTTTCCAATGGAGTTCAGGTGGTATTAACGGATAAAAATGGACGTTACAGCCTGCCAGTTCAGGAAGATCAGACTATTTTTGTCATTAAACCATCAGGATATCAAACCGCTTTAAACAGTAATAATCTTCCACAGTTTTATTACCATCATAAACCAAAAGGGTCTCCAGCAGATTTTAAATATAAGGGCGTAGCTCCAACCGGTGAACTTCCCAAAGAATTGAATTTTCCGCTTTATCAACAGAATGAAAACAAAAATTTTGATATTCTGGTTTTCGGAGATCCACAGCCTTATACAGAAAAAGAATTGGATTATTTTAAAAGAGGAATTGTCAATGAAGTAAAAAATACCAGGAAAAATGCAGTGTTGGGAATCAGTTTGGGAGATTTGGTAGGAGATAACCTAAGTCTTCAGAAACTTTATGCTGACGTGATGAAGGAAGTAGGACTGCCTTGGTATAATGTAATGGGAAATCATGACATGAACTACGATGCCAAAGACGATAAACTTTCAGACGAAACCTTTGAATCCAATTTCGGTCCTACCAATTATTCCTTCAATTACGGAAATGTACACTTCATTATCTTGGATGATATTTTGTATCCCGACCCAAGAGACGGAAAAGGCTATTGGGGCGGATTCCGTGAAGATCAGCTTCAATTTATCGAAAATGATTTGAAACTGGTTGATAAAAATAAACTGATCGTAGTCTCTTTCCATATTCCGTTGGAACATCATGATGAAGACAGTTTCAGAAATGCAGACCGTCAGAAATTGTTTGATTTCCTGAATCCTTTCCAGAATGTATTGCTTTTATCAGCCCACACTCATATCCAACAGCAGATTTTCTATGGAAAAAAAGCGGGCTGGAACAGGATCAAAGAATTACATGAATATAACGTGGGAACCACTTGTGGAGATTGGTATTCTGGAACAGCAGATGAAGCAGGGCTTCCTACTTCAACCATGAGAGACGGAACGGCAAAAGGATATTCTTTCATCAGCTTTACCGATAATCAATACAAAGTAAAATACAAAACAGCCGGAAAACCGGAAGATTATCAGATCAAACTATACGTTCCAAAAGTGATTCCATTCCCGTCAAAAACCTCTGCAAAAGTGTTGGCTAACTTCTTTATGGGAAGCAAAAAAGATAAAGTAGAGTACAGAATAGACAACGGGAAATGGGAAGAAATGGAATATGATGAAACCATAGATCCCAATTTTGCCCTTTCCGTTTTCAAATGGGATACCACAGAGAAGATTCTACAAGGGAGAAGACCTTCTAACCCTGAACTGTCCAAACATATCTGGGAAGCAGATTTTCCTAAAAAACTAGCCTTGGGAAAACACAAAGTTGAGGTTAGAGCGATTGACATGTATGGAAACCAGTTCTCTGTTTCAGAAGAATTTGAAGTACAGAACGCCATCCAGATTCCTTAA
- a CDS encoding 3-ketoacyl-ACP reductase, whose product MNINGKNAIVTGGGRGLGKAVALALANEGVNVAITGRNEENLKNTVEEIQKLGVKSAYAIFSIDDEAAVKAGIETLAEQLGGVDILVNNAGIGDFGTIEDMPSETWEQVIKTNLFGVYYAAKAVHPLMKAKGEGDIVNVASTAGLKGGPNMSAYAASKAAVVSLSQSMMAEWRKQNIRVITLTPSTIASDMSIQGGLTDGNPDKVLQPEDFAEWVRDILKMNRRALIANGSIFSTNP is encoded by the coding sequence ATGAATATAAACGGTAAAAATGCCATCGTTACAGGTGGTGGAAGAGGGTTAGGGAAAGCTGTAGCATTAGCTTTAGCCAATGAAGGAGTGAACGTTGCCATTACAGGAAGAAACGAAGAAAATCTTAAAAATACAGTTGAAGAAATCCAGAAACTAGGAGTAAAATCAGCGTATGCAATTTTCTCTATTGATGATGAAGCAGCTGTAAAAGCAGGTATAGAAACTTTAGCTGAACAATTAGGTGGAGTAGATATTTTGGTGAACAATGCAGGAATCGGAGATTTCGGAACTATTGAAGATATGCCTTCTGAAACTTGGGAGCAGGTAATCAAAACCAATTTATTTGGTGTGTACTATGCGGCTAAGGCCGTTCATCCATTGATGAAAGCTAAAGGAGAAGGTGATATCGTAAACGTTGCTTCTACTGCAGGATTAAAAGGTGGTCCAAATATGTCAGCATATGCCGCTTCAAAAGCAGCTGTTGTTTCTCTGTCTCAATCGATGATGGCAGAATGGAGAAAACAAAACATCCGTGTAATTACATTGACGCCAAGCACCATTGCTTCTGATATGAGTATCCAGGGTGGACTTACAGATGGAAATCCTGATAAAGTTCTACAGCCTGAAGACTTCGCAGAATGGGTAAGAGATATCCTGAAAATGAACAGAAGAGCATTAATCGCAAACGGTTCAATTTTCTCTACGAATCCATAA
- the prmA gene encoding 50S ribosomal protein L11 methyltransferase, with translation MQNYLEFNFKISPLQPWNEILMAELIEIGFDSFTEEIHGILGYIQTDLFNEDQLKALPIFENENVKIEYSFEEMPNINWNEEWEKNFSPINIDDKVLIRAEFHESVPGMHEIIIQPKMSFGTGHHPTTHLMIQQMMDIDFNGKKVLDMGCGTSVLAIYAKQQGAGDTKAIDIDEWSVENSKENAVRNSVELDIELGTAENLGNENFDIILANINRNILISDIPTYVSVLKEGGKLLLSGLCFFDVDDILEVCKESGLTLKKQLQREEWVSLLLEK, from the coding sequence ATGCAAAATTATTTAGAATTCAACTTCAAAATTTCTCCATTGCAACCTTGGAACGAGATATTAATGGCAGAACTTATCGAAATAGGTTTTGACAGCTTTACAGAAGAAATTCACGGAATTTTAGGATACATCCAGACCGATTTATTTAATGAAGATCAGCTTAAAGCCCTTCCGATCTTTGAAAACGAAAATGTAAAAATTGAGTATTCTTTTGAAGAAATGCCGAACATCAACTGGAATGAAGAGTGGGAGAAGAACTTTTCACCCATCAATATTGATGATAAAGTATTGATCAGAGCAGAGTTCCATGAGTCTGTACCGGGAATGCATGAAATTATCATTCAGCCTAAAATGTCATTCGGAACAGGGCATCACCCTACCACCCACCTGATGATCCAACAGATGATGGATATTGATTTCAATGGGAAGAAAGTTCTGGATATGGGATGTGGAACCTCTGTATTGGCAATTTATGCAAAACAACAAGGAGCAGGAGATACAAAAGCCATCGACATTGATGAATGGTCTGTAGAAAACTCAAAAGAAAATGCAGTAAGAAACAGTGTTGAATTAGACATCGAGCTGGGAACAGCAGAAAACTTAGGAAACGAAAATTTCGACATTATTTTAGCCAATATCAATAGAAATATTCTGATCTCAGATATCCCAACGTATGTCTCTGTACTGAAGGAAGGTGGAAAACTATTGCTTTCAGGACTTTGTTTCTTTGATGTGGATGATATTCTGGAAGTTTGTAAAGAAAGCGGTCTTACCCTGAAGAAGCAATTGCAGAGAGAAGAATGGGTAAGTTTATTGCTTGAAAAATAA
- a CDS encoding SH3 domain-containing protein: MKTLLTALFLLTLQLFTAQENEVYADGVFNFTENKNQKIFTDWTRVRTEPGVNAQILDSLQSNQQIMILKKEERVPVLQLGERRANWYKISYQKGDIMTEGYIWGGNLCVGYRNKNGYDFLFGLSKTVDRKNKSLNEIEKQNIAGIKVMEGNTLIEEIYFDTGKGEELSTASFSIESNHKLQDVEFTLKAMVSGEACGIATYDQYVLYKNKKLIALPQLMNVGDAGAYYHSEEYVFPNDKGGIPNTFILKVEDMETDDKDREKKTHSSKTYIWNGSSYKLK, translated from the coding sequence ATGAAAACTTTATTGACCGCTTTATTTTTACTGACGCTGCAACTTTTTACAGCTCAGGAAAATGAAGTGTATGCAGACGGTGTTTTTAACTTTACGGAAAACAAGAATCAGAAAATCTTTACAGATTGGACAAGAGTAAGAACAGAACCAGGTGTAAATGCTCAGATTTTAGATTCACTGCAAAGCAATCAGCAGATTATGATTCTTAAGAAAGAAGAGAGAGTGCCTGTCTTACAACTGGGAGAAAGAAGAGCTAACTGGTATAAAATTTCTTATCAAAAAGGAGATATAATGACTGAAGGTTACATTTGGGGAGGTAACCTTTGTGTTGGCTATCGTAATAAAAACGGTTATGATTTCCTTTTCGGACTTTCAAAAACAGTAGATAGAAAAAATAAATCTCTGAATGAGATCGAAAAACAAAACATCGCCGGAATAAAAGTAATGGAAGGGAATACCCTGATTGAAGAAATCTACTTTGATACCGGAAAAGGAGAAGAGTTGAGTACAGCTTCTTTTAGTATTGAAAGTAACCATAAACTACAGGATGTAGAATTTACTTTAAAAGCTATGGTATCCGGTGAAGCATGTGGTATTGCAACGTATGACCAATACGTTCTTTATAAGAATAAGAAACTCATTGCTCTTCCACAGTTGATGAATGTAGGAGACGCCGGAGCTTACTATCACAGTGAAGAATATGTTTTTCCTAATGATAAAGGAGGAATTCCTAATACCTTTATCCTGAAAGTAGAAGACATGGAAACTGATGATAAAGACCGGGAGAAGAAAACACACTCTTCCAAAACTTATATTTGGAATGGAAGTTCTTATAAGCTTAAATAG
- a CDS encoding 5'-nucleotidase, lipoprotein e(P4) family, with amino-acid sequence MKNFKFIIASCAFALTLSCKTATPITKTSIQDAPYQNLGRDGKIYAAFYQQRAAEYEALCLQAYNIAKLRLDEALVQKSDKPLAIVSDIDETFLDNSYYAVERSKMGKDYDQKTWEEWTAKGIATPLTGSQEFYQYAASKGIQVFYVTNRVEQERAGTLKNLKQYNFPLQSDANLILRYKESSKENRRLDIAKNYNIVLLLGDNLADFSNLFDKKSEIERSAAVKNAANEFGKKFIIIPNVGYGDWEASFYQYKYDYTHQQKDSLMYNAVKANP; translated from the coding sequence ATGAAAAATTTCAAGTTCATTATTGCAAGCTGTGCCTTTGCTTTGACTTTATCATGCAAAACAGCAACTCCGATTACTAAGACCTCTATTCAGGATGCTCCTTATCAAAATCTTGGACGTGACGGGAAAATATATGCTGCCTTTTATCAACAAAGAGCAGCCGAATATGAAGCACTTTGCCTGCAGGCTTACAATATTGCAAAACTTCGTCTGGATGAAGCTTTAGTACAAAAATCGGATAAGCCTTTAGCAATTGTTTCTGATATTGATGAGACCTTTTTAGATAATTCCTATTACGCCGTTGAGCGTTCAAAAATGGGAAAAGATTACGATCAAAAAACATGGGAAGAATGGACTGCCAAAGGTATTGCAACACCACTTACCGGTTCTCAGGAGTTCTATCAGTACGCCGCGAGTAAAGGTATACAGGTATTTTACGTTACCAACCGAGTAGAACAGGAACGTGCAGGAACATTAAAAAACCTAAAACAATACAATTTTCCACTGCAAAGTGATGCCAACCTTATTCTTCGATATAAAGAAAGCAGTAAGGAAAACAGACGCCTGGACATCGCTAAAAATTATAATATTGTTTTACTATTGGGTGATAATCTTGCTGATTTCTCCAATCTATTTGATAAAAAATCAGAAATAGAACGTTCTGCAGCCGTGAAAAATGCAGCGAATGAGTTTGGTAAAAAATTCATTATCATTCCTAACGTTGGATATGGGGACTGGGAAGCTTCGTTTTATCAATACAAATATGATTACACTCATCAACAGAAAGATTCACTGATGTACAATGCAGTAAAAGCTAATCCTTAA
- a CDS encoding Crp/Fnr family transcriptional regulator, translated as MTNVFENYLSSIEGLSAEEINYSAEFFKPIFLKKGDFFIHEDEPCRYIGFIVSGAVKAYAIDKDGKENITCFKFENEFVTSFPEFVRQEKSRRSIRAIEDSVVYRISYPDYLHLLVQATAWNGVIKSMMEKEYSQKERYLLNYNNRSAVDKYRYVLSDEPMLVQRVTTQDLASYLGITQRSLTRAKGQIHKPNVL; from the coding sequence ATGACCAATGTATTTGAAAATTATCTATCCTCAATAGAAGGACTATCAGCCGAGGAAATCAACTATTCTGCGGAGTTCTTCAAACCGATATTCTTAAAAAAGGGTGATTTTTTTATTCATGAAGATGAACCCTGTCGTTATATTGGATTTATTGTTAGTGGCGCTGTAAAAGCATACGCTATAGACAAAGATGGAAAAGAAAATATAACCTGCTTCAAGTTTGAAAATGAATTTGTCACCTCGTTTCCGGAATTTGTAAGGCAGGAGAAATCCAGAAGGAGTATCAGGGCTATAGAAGATAGCGTAGTCTATAGGATAAGCTATCCGGACTATCTGCATCTGCTTGTTCAGGCAACTGCTTGGAACGGGGTCATAAAATCGATGATGGAAAAAGAGTATAGCCAAAAAGAACGTTATCTGCTGAATTACAATAATAGATCTGCTGTGGATAAATACCGTTATGTCCTGTCTGACGAACCGATGCTTGTCCAGCGCGTAACAACTCAGGATCTGGCATCGTACCTGGGTATCACGCAGCGATCACTTACACGGGCGAAAGGGCAAATACATAAGCCCAATGTGTTATAG